One window from the genome of Haliaeetus albicilla chromosome 26, bHalAlb1.1, whole genome shotgun sequence encodes:
- the ABCA2 gene encoding ATP-binding cassette sub-family A member 2 isoform X4 has protein sequence MPLLHAPVSFYTAAPLTSAGILPVMQSLCPDGQRDEFGFLQYSNSTVTQLLEHLSEVVEQSSLFDPQHPGLEEELESLRRRLEALSSSEPSSMETQFSNRAGPGFTLAWAAKDQGELHRFLTQNLSLPNSTAELLLGSSVDLREVYRLFFGSFPLVPDETHERDLWDGFDPGEKMTQLENMDVGAVGPFTCAWGHTERDPREPPHHQPPPLVLLQKSLPSSWRSLREGLVHRALRDPAAGPRRPVLLHLLSQALGLASAAPAPTTSDSSQAFVTEMESVLFTGPVLEQLTCEQSPGALRHLLRVAPGQQPLLQAYRALACNGSRAARQERFAQLAAELRDQLDTPKIIGRLKLDEVNSTAAQHRLRAFLEELVEMEKVLRDVDILSALAKLLPRGACASKAPTPTANSTGWAGANATASNATVEEEGAGGGPAGGDNPQGQFSAFVQLWAGLQPILCGNNRTIEPEALKQGNMSSLGFTSKEQRNLGLLVHLMTSNPKILYAPVGTEVDRVILKANETFAFVGNVTHYAKAWLNISPEIRAYLEEGRLQRRIRWLQQFAADLHKHPEILNVSDSDVLHNFLNGNFSLPNASVLLQQLDTIDNAACGWVHFMAKVSVDIFKGFPDEESIVNYTLNQAYQDNVTVFASVIFQTNRDGSLPPHVMYKIRQNSSFTEKTNEIRRAYWRPGPNTGGRFYFLYGFVWIQDMMERALINTFVGHDVVEPGNYVQMFPYPCYTRDDFLFVIEHMMPLCMVISWVYSVAMMIQHIVTEKEHRLKEVMKMMGLNNAVHWVAWFITGFVQLSISVTALTAILKYGKVLMHSDVLIIWLFLAIYAVATIMFCFLVSVLYSKAKLASACGGIIYFLSYVPYMYVAIREEVAHDKITAFEKCIASLMSTTAFGLGSKYFALYEVAGVGIQWHTFSQSPVEGDDFNLLLSMMMLIVDAVVYGVLTWYIEAVHPGMFGLPRPWYFPFQKSYWLGNGRVETWEWTWPWSRTTRLSIMEEDQACAMESRRLEETRGIEEEPTHLPLVVCIDKLTKVYKTDKKLALNKLSLNLYENQVVSFLGHNGAGKTTTMSILTGLFPPTSGSATIYGHDIRTEMDEIRKNLGMCPQHNVLFDRLTVEEHLWFYSQLKSMAEEEIRKEMDKMIEDLELSNKRHSLVQTLSGGMKRKLSVAIAFVGGSRAVILDEPTAGVDPYARRAIWDLILKYKPGRTILLSTHHMDEADLLGDRIAIISHGKLKCCGSPLFLKSTYGDGYKLTVVKKQSDTRNGTEPGQPHSPPAHSSISPCSEPRVSQFIKKYVASCLLISDTNTELSYILPSEAVKKGCFERLFQHLEQSLEELDLTSFGLMDTTLEEVFLKVSEEDQSLENSDVDMKESKKDALRPPAPELGLKPEANGEPLAEATVPEKPEVELSNLVTCSKLAQSQASLQSASSVGSVRGDEGGAYSEFFGDYAPLFDNRQDPDNISLQEQEAEVEAEDHDLAGQGSFKLEGSWLKLRQFHGLIVKRFHCAKRNTKALFSQILLPAFFVCVAMTVALSVPEIGDLPPLILSPSQYHNYTQPKGNFIPYANEERREYRIRLSPDASPQQLVNTFHLPSGVGATCVLKTAFNNTLDQPMQTLNLNSNESKMLAAKYFDAMCIDSFTQGLPLSNFVPPPPSPAPSDYPVSVDEDLPRAWNSTTFSSAVKETVTSAPALPHIIHEPIKCTCSMQGTGFSCPSGVGGHPPQMKVVTGDILADITGRNVSEYLLYTSDRFRLHRYGALTFGNVQKSIPASFGARAPAMVRKIAVRRTAQVFYNNKGYHSMPTYLNALNNAILRANLPKSKGNPAAYGITVTNHPMNKTSASLSLDYLLQGTDVVIAIFIIVAMSFVPASFVVFLVAEKATKAKHLQFVSGCDPVIYWLANYVWDMLNYLVPATCCIIILFVFDLPAYTSPTNFPAVLSLFLLYGWSITPIMYPASFWFEVPSSAYVFLIVINLFIGITATVATFLLQLFEHDKDLKVVNSYLKSCFLVFPNYNLGHGLMEMAYNEYINEYYAKIGQFDKMKSPFEWDIVTRGLVAMTIEGFVGFFITIMCQYNFFRKPQRLPVSTKPIEDDIDVANERHRVLRGDADNDMLKIENLTKVYKSRKIGRILAVDRLCVGVRPGECFGLLGVNGAGKTTTFKMLTGDESTTGGEAFVNGHSILKELLQVQQSLGYCPQFDALFDELTAQEHLELYTRLRGIPWKDEDRVVKWALKKLELTKYADKPASTYSGGNKRKLSTAIALIGYPAFIFLDEPTTGMDPKARRFLWNLILDVIKTGRSVVLTSHSMEECEALCTRLAIMVNGRLKCLGSIQHLKNRFGDGYMITVRTKSSLNVKEVVRFFNRNFPEAVLKERHHTKAQYQLKSDQISLAQVFSKMEQVVDVLGIEDYSVSQTTLDNVFVNFAKKQSDNLEQQETSPSCALQSPLERVLSLLRPRAAPTELRALVVEEQEDLETDDEGLISFEEERAQLSFNTDTLC, from the exons ATGCCTCTACTGCATGCGCCAGTCT CTTTCTACACGGCGGCCCCGCTCACCTCAGCTGGGATCCTGCCCGTCATGCAGTCCCTGTGCCCCGACGGCCAGCGCGATGAGTTCGGCTTCCTGCAGTACTCCAACTCCAC GGTGACACAGCTCCTGGAGCACCTCAGCGAAGTGGTGGAACAGAGCAGCCTCTTCGACCCGCAGCacccggggctggaggaggagctggagtCGCTGCGCCGGCGACTGGAGgcactcagcagcagtgagcCCAGCTCCATGGAGACCCAGTTCAGCAACCGAGCAG GACCCGGCTTCACGCTGGCATGGGCAGCCAAGGACCAGGGCGAGCTGCACCGCTTCCTGACGCAGAACCTGTCCCTCCCCAacagcacagctgagctgctcctgggctcCAGTGTTGACCTGCGGGAG GTGTACCGCCTGTTTTTCGGTTCCTTTCCTTTGGTACCTGATGAGACCCATGAGCGAGATCTGTGGGATGGGTTTGATCCCGGTGAGAAGATGACGCAGCTGGAG AACATGGacgtgggtgctgtggggccaTTCACATGTGCTTGGGGACACACAGAGAGGGACCCCAGGGAGCCCCCACACCACCAGCCACCCCCATTGGTCCTCTTGCAGAAGAGcctccccagcagctggaggagccTGCGGGAAGGGCTGGTCCACAGGGCACTGCGGGACCCCGCGGCAGGCCCACGCCGGCCGGTGCTGCTCCACCTGCTCTCCCAGGCCCTGGGCCTTGCCAGCGCTGCCCCGGCACCCACCACCTCTGACAGCTCCCAGGCCTTTGTTACCGAGATGGAG AGTGTCCTCTTCACCGGGCCAGTGCTGGAGCAGCTGACGTGCGAGCAGAGCCCAGGGGCGCTGCGCCACCTCCTGCGTGTGGCCCctgggcagcagccgctgcTGCAGGCATACCGGGCACTGGCCTGCAATGGCAGCCGGGCTGCCCGCCAGGAGCGCTTCGCCCAGCTGGCTGCTGAGCTCCGGGACCAGCTGGACACCCCCAAGATCATTGGCAGG CTGAAGCTGGACGAGGTGAACAGCACAGCTGCCCAGCACCGCCTCCGCGCCttcctggaggagctggtggagatGGAGAAGGTTCTCCGCGATGTGGACATCCTCTCGGCACTGGCCAAGCTGCTGCCCAGGGGAGCCTGCGCCAGCAAGGCCCCGACACCCACTGCCAACAGCACTGGCTGGGCCGGTGCCAATGCCACAGCCAGCAATGCCACGGTGGAAGAGGAGGGCGCCGGTGGGGGCCCAGCTGGTGGTGACAACCCCCAGGGGCAGTTCTCGGCATTTGTGCAGctctgggctgggctgcagcccaTCCTCTGTGGCAACAACCG GACAATCGAGCCCGAGGCGCTGAAGCAGGGCAACATGAGCTCACTGGGCTTCACCAGCAAGGAGCAGCGAAACCTGGGCCTCCTTGTGCATCTGATGACCAGCAATCCCAAAATTCTGTATGCACCAGTGGGCACCGAAGTGGACAGGGTCATCCTGAAG GCCAATGAGACCTTTGCCTTCGTGGGCAACGTCACCCACTACGCCAAGGCGTGGCTGAACATCTCCCCCGAGATCCGTGCCTACCTGGAGGAGGGCAGGCTGCAGAGACGCATCCGCTGGCTGCAGCAG TTCGCTGCCGACCTTCACAAGCACCCAGAGATCCTGAATGTCTCTGATAGTGATGTTCTCCACAACTTTCTCAATGGCAACTTCTCCCTGCCCAATGCCAGCgtcctgctccagcagctggacACCATCGACAATGCCGCCTGTGGCTGGGTCCACTTCATGGCCAAG GTCAGCGTGGACATCTTCAAAGGCTTCCCAGATGAGGAGAGCATCGTCAACTACACGCTGAACCAGGCCTACCAGGACAACGTCACGGTCTTTGCCA gcgTCATCTTCCAGACCAACAGGGATGGCTCGCTGCCCCCGCATGTCATGTACAAGATCAGGCAGAACTCCAGCTTCACGGAGAAGACCAATGAGATCCGGCGGGCGTACTGGCGGCCTGGCCCCAACACTGGCGGCCGCTTCTACTTCCTCTACGGCTTCGTCTGGATCCAGG acATGATGGAGCGCGCCCTCATCAACACGTTTGTTGGCCACGATGTGGTGGAGCCTGGCAACTATGTGCAGATGTTCCCGTACCCATGTTATACCCGGGATGA CTTCCTCTTCGTCATTGAGCACATGATGCCCCTGTGCATGGTGATCTCCTGGGTCTACTCGGTGGCCATGATGATCCAGCACATTGTGACAGAGAAGGAGCATCGCCTGAAAGag GTGATGAAGATGATGGGCTTGAACAATGCGGTGCATTGGGTGGCTTGGTTCATCACTGGCTTCGTCCAGCTCTCCATCTCTGTCACGGCGCTCACCGCCATCCTGAAGTACGGCAAGGTCCTGATGCACAGTGATGTCCTCATCATCTGGCTCTTTCTCGCCATCTATGCAGTGGCTACCATCATGTTCTG CTTCCTGGTGTCGGTGCTCTACTCCAAGGCCAAGCTGGCCTCCGCCTGCGGTGGCATCATCTATTTCCTCAGTTACGTGCCCTACATGTACGTGGCCAtcagggaggaggtggcacatGACAAGATCACAGCCTTTGAAAAGTGCATAGCG TCCCTCATGTCCACCACAGCCTTTGGGCTGGGCTCCAAGTACTTTGCGCTGTACGAGGTGGCCGGCGTGGGCATCCAGTGGCACACCTTCAGCCAGTCACCTGTAGAAGGAGACGACTTCAATCTCCTGCTGTCCATGATGATGCTGATCGTAGATGCCGTGGTGTACGGGGTGCTCACGTGGTATATTGAAGCTGTGCACCCGG GCATGTTCGGCTTGCCGCGGCCCTGGTACTTCCCCTTCCAGAAGTCCTACTGGCTGGGCAATGGGCGAGTGGAGACCTGGGAGTGGACCTGGCCCTGGTCCCGCACCACCCGCCTCAGCATCATGGAGGAGGATCAGGCCTGTGCCATGGAGAGCCGGAGGCTGG AGGAGACACGGGGCATTGAGGAGGAGCCAACCCACCTCCCCTTGGTTGTCTGCATTGACAAGCTCACCAAGGTCTACAAGACGGACAAGAAGCTGGCACTGAACAAGCTGAGCCTCAACCTCTATGAGAACCAGGTGGTGTCCTTCCTGGGGCACAACGGCGCGGGCAAAACCACCACCAT GTCCATCCTCACTGGCTTGTTCCCTCCAACTTCGGGCTCTGCTACCATCTACGGCCACGATATCCGGACAGAGATGGATGAGATCCGGAAGAACCTGGGCATGTGTCCCCAGCACAACGTGCTCTTTGACAGGCTGACAGTGGAGGAGCACCTCTGGTTCTACTCACAGCTCAAGAGCATGGCAGAGGAGGAGATCCGCAAGGAGATGGACAA GATGATTGAGGACCTGGAGCTCTCCAACAAACGCCACTCCCTAGTGCAGACTCTCTCGGGGGGCATGAAGAGGAAGCTGTCAGTGGCCATCGCCTTTGTGGGTGGATCACGGGCCGTGATCTTGGATGAGCCCACAGCTGGTGTGGACCCATACGCACGCAGGGCCATCTGGGACCTCATCCTCAAGTACAAGCCAG GGAGGACCATCCTGCTCTCCACGCACCACATGGATGAGGCTGACTTGCTGGGTGACCGCATTGCCATCATCTCCCATGGCAAGCTCAAGTGCTGTGGCTCCCCACTCTTCCTCAAGAGCACCTACGGTGACGGCTACAAGCTTACAGTGGTGAAAAAGCAGTCGGACACCAGGAATGGCACAG AGCCAGGCCAGCCGCACAGCCCCCCTGCCCACTCCTCCATCAGCCCCTGCTCTGAGCCTCGCGTCTCCCAGTTCATCAAGAAATACGTGGCCTCCTGCCTCCTCATCTCAGATACCAACACTGAGCTCTCCTACATCCTGCCCAGCGAGGCTGTCAAGAAGGGTTGCTTTGAGAGGCTCTTCCAG CACTTGGAGCAGAGCCTGGAGGAACTGGACCTCACCAGTTTTGGGCTGATGGACACCACGCTGGAGGAGGTCTTCCTGAAGGTGTCTGAGGAGGACCAATCTCTGGAGAACAGCGACGTGG ACATGAAGGAGTCCAAGAAGGATGCTCTGCGGCCACCTGCCCCCGAGCTGGGCCTGAAACCCGAGGCCAACGGGGAGCCCCTTGCTGAAGCCACTGTGCCAGAGAAGCCCGAGGTGGAGCTCAGCAACCTGGTGACCTGCTCCAAGCTGGCACAATCGCAGGCATCCCTGCAGTCGGCCTCCTCGGTGGGCTCCGTGCGGGGTGATGAAGGTGGGGCTTATTCCGAATTCTTTGGGGATTATGCGCCCCTGTTCGATAACCGGCAGGACCCCGATAACATCAGTCTGCAAG AGCAAGAGGCAGAGGTGGAGGCGGAGGACCATGACCTGGCCGGGCAGGGGAGCTTCAAGCTGGAGGGCTCATGGCTGAAGCTGCGCCAGTTCCATGGGCTGATCGTCAAACGCTTCCACTGTGCCAAGCGCAACACCAAGGCCCTCTTCTCGCAGatcctcctgcctgccttcttCGTCTGCGTGGCCATGACAGTGGCACTCTCTGTGCCCGAAATAG GTGACCTGCCACCCCTCATCCTCTCGCCATCGCAGTACCACAACTACACCCAGCCCAAGGGCAACTTCATTCCTTACGCCAATGAGGAGCGGCGTGAGTACCG catcAGGCTGTCTCCTGATGccagcccccagcagctggTGAACACCTTCCACCTGCCCTCTGGTGTGGGGGCCACCTGCGTGCTCAAGACGGCCTTCAACAACACGCTGGACCAGCCCATGCAGACCCTCAACCTCAACAGCAACGAGTCCAAGATGCTGGCAGCCAAGTACTTTGATGCCATGTGCATTGACTCCTTCACCCAGGGCCTGCCGCTCTCCAACTTTGTGCCACCGCCTCCATCCCCGGCCCCCTCTGACTACCCTGTCTCGGTGGATGAGGATCTGCCCCGTGCCTGGAACTCCACGACCTTCTCCTCTGCCGTCAAAG AGACCGTGACCTcggcccctgccctgccccacaTCATCCACGAGCCCATCAAGTGCACGTGCTCCATGCAGGGGACCGGCTTCTCCTGCCCCAGCGGTGTGGGGGGCCACCCTCCACAGATGAAGGTGGTGACGGGGGACATCCTGGCAGACATCACAGGGCGCAATGTCTCCGAGTATCTGCTCTACACCTCGGACCGCTTCCGGCTGCACAG GTATGGGGCACTCACCTTTGGCAACGTCCAGAAATCCATTCCGGCCTCCTTCGGGGCCAGGGCTCCTGCCATGGTGCGCAAGATCGCTGTCCGGAGAACGGCCCAG GTCTTCTACAACAACAAGGGCTACCACAGCATGCCCACCTACCTCAACGCTCTCAACAACGCCATTCTGCGAGCCAACTTGCCCAAGAGCAAAGGCAACCCTGCTGCCTATG GCATCACGGTCACCAACCACCCCATGAACAAGACAAGCGCCAGCCTGTCCCTGGATTACCT CCTGCAAGGCACAGACGTGGTGATTGCCATCTTCATTATCGTGGCCATGTCCTTCGTGCCAGCGAGCTTCGTGGTGTTCCTGGTGGCTGAAAAGGCCACCAAGGCCAAACACCTGCAGTTTGTGAGCGGCTGCGACCCTGTCATCTACTGGTTGGCCAACTACGTGTGGGACATG ctgaaCTACCTGGTGCCGGCCACGTGCTGCATCATCATCCTGTTTGTGTTTGACCTCCCAGCATACACGTCTCCCACCAACTTCCCCGCTGTCCTCTCCCTCTTCCTGCTCTATGG ATGGTCCATCACCCCCATCATGTACCCTGCCTCCTTCTGGTTTGAGGTGCCCAGCTCCGCCTACGTGTTCCTCATTGTCATCAACCTCTTCATTGGCATCACAGCTACTGTTGCCACgttcctgctgcagctctttgAGCATGACAAG GATCTGAAGGTGGTCAACAGCTACCTGAAGAGCTGCTTTCTTGTATTCCCTAACTACAACCTGGGCCACGGCTTGATGGAGATGGCCTACAATGAGTACATCAACGAATACTATGCCAAGATCG GGCAGTTCGATAAAATGAAATCACCCTTTGAATGGGACATCGTGACACGGGGGCTTGTTGCCATGACAATCGAAGGCTTTGTTGGCTTCTTCATCACCATCATGTGCCAGTACAACTTCTTCCGGAAGCCCCA GCGGCTGCCCGTCTCCACCAAACCCATCGAGGATGACATCGATGTGGCCAATGAGCGGCACCGTGTACTGCGCGGTGACGCTGACAACGACATGCTGAAGATTGAAAACCTCACCAAG GTGTATAAGTCCCGCAAGATCGGGCGCATCCTGGCTGTAGACCGGCTGTGTGTGGGCGTGCGACCCGGGGAGTGCTTTGGGCTGCTGGGCGTCAATGGTGCAGGCAAGACGACCACCTTCAAGATGCTGACAGGGGACGAGAGCACCACGGGTGGAGAGGCCTTTGTTAACGGACACAG CATCCTGAAGGAGCTCCTGCAGGTCCAGCAGAGTTTGGGCTACTGCCCCCAGTTTGATGCACTCTTTGATGAGCTGACAGCCCAGGAGCACCTGGAACTCTACACCCGCCTGCGTGGCATCCCCTGGAAGGACGAGGATCGG GTGGTCAAGTGGGCACTGAAGAAGCTGGAGCTGACCAAGTATGCTGACAAGCCTGCCAGTACCTACAGCGGAGGCAACAAGAGGAAGCTGTCCACAGCCATCGCACTGATCGGATACCCAGCCTTCATCTTCCTG GATGAGCCCACCACAGGGATGGACCCCAAGGCACGGCGCTTCCTCTGGAACCTCATCCTGGATGTCATCAAAACGGGTCGCTCTGTGGTCCTCACATCCCACAG CATGGAGGAGTGCGAGGCACTGTGTACCCGACTGGCCATCATGGTGAACGGGCGGCTCAAGTGTCTCGGCAGCATCCAGCACCTGAAGAACCG GTTCGGAGATGGCTACATGATCACGGTGCGCACCAAGTCGAGCCTCAACGTCAAGGAGGTGGTGAGGTTCTTCAACCGCAACTTCCCCGAGGCCGTCCTCAAG GAGCGGCACCACACCAAGGCCCAGTACCAGCTGAAGTCGGACCAGATCTCGCTGGCGCAGGTCTTCAGCAAGATGGAGCAGGTGGTGGACGTCCTGGGCATTGAAGACTACTCTGTCAGCCAAACCACGCTGGACAAT gTGTTTGTGAATTTTGCCAAGAAGCAAAGTGACAAcctggagcagcaggagacGAGCCCCAGCTGCGCCTTGCAGTCACCCCTGGAGCGTGTGCTGAGCCTGCTGCGCCCCAGGGCTGCCCCTACAGAGCTGCGGGCTCTCGtggtggaggagcaggaggaccTGGAGACTGATGATGAAGGCCTCATCAGCTTTGAGGAGGAGAGG GCTCAGCTCTCATTCAACACGGACACCCTGTGCTGA